From Chryseobacterium joostei, the proteins below share one genomic window:
- a CDS encoding bestrophin family protein — protein MIVRQRTNWLKMLFIWRGSVLKKIVVQLIIISLFSLAIYYFKGKIFDYKVHLNPTIFTLIGLALAIFMGFCNSASYDRFWEGRKLWGLLVIETRSLTRQILSLVNDSAPEAKEEKQKIIKLISAFCWSLNYQLRDKSGTEHLSRLLSPEQIDQLKNKKFIPSIILGFIADWLNEQNKKGNIDTIVMTSMDHQLSQFSNISGGCERIYNTPLPFAYSILLHRTVYLYCFWLPFGLVDSLGWMMPLIVLLISYTFIALDAIIQEIGEPFGEEENDLALNSICRTIEFSIFEQAEIPQGALKKPDSYFID, from the coding sequence ATGATTGTCAGACAACGTACGAATTGGCTGAAAATGTTATTTATATGGAGGGGTTCTGTGTTGAAGAAAATAGTAGTTCAGCTTATTATCATTAGTCTGTTTTCTCTGGCAATCTATTATTTCAAAGGAAAAATCTTTGATTATAAGGTACACCTTAATCCTACCATCTTTACATTGATTGGGTTGGCTTTGGCCATTTTCATGGGATTTTGTAACTCCGCTAGCTATGATCGGTTTTGGGAGGGAAGAAAACTTTGGGGGCTTCTTGTCATCGAAACAAGATCATTGACAAGACAAATTTTATCTCTGGTAAACGATTCTGCTCCGGAAGCCAAAGAAGAAAAACAGAAGATCATTAAGCTGATTTCAGCTTTTTGCTGGTCCCTGAATTATCAATTGAGAGATAAATCCGGAACAGAGCATTTATCAAGACTGTTATCTCCGGAACAAATAGATCAGTTGAAGAATAAAAAGTTCATTCCAAGCATTATCTTGGGATTCATTGCCGATTGGTTGAATGAGCAGAATAAAAAAGGAAATATAGATACCATTGTAATGACTTCCATGGATCATCAGCTGAGCCAGTTTTCTAATATTTCCGGAGGCTGCGAAAGGATCTACAATACACCATTACCATTTGCTTATAGTATTTTGTTGCACCGTACAGTTTATCTCTACTGTTTCTGGCTTCCTTTTGGACTGGTAGATTCATTGGGCTGGATGATGCCTTTAATTGTTTTACTGATAAGCTATACCTTTATTGCGCTGGACGCCATTATACAGGAGATTGGTGAACCTTTTGGGGAAGAGGAAAATGACCTTGCCCTTAATAGTATCTGCCGTACCATTGAGTTCTCTATTTTTGAACAAGCAGAAATCCCACAAGGAGCGTTAAAAAAGCCCGATTCTTATTTTATAGATTAA
- a CDS encoding GAF domain-containing protein, with protein sequence MANLYKKDSPFQVYISFKKYLDVLEHIRYNDRLEYRVNYAESLIDRTKNFKELKDGFQDISLLEKNEDLIRLLLADLFPTGLTNNEIKAASIPLSNITFNYTERFKGILKDAGKDFEIELRNITDNEFYVFCCCLILQTYFKKDIKSTIPFYYDIPNKQGIMKHYKITVNSDFTEIYPTEEAKIPSDDILDMLLENLDDFKLWKKYFPSQSWVLKGFTIISLVDCTSEVALSDLKSSMIEIDPEDLNPNENLTEIFKSYFDVADLNFGLMTFNKKEQKLDNLPIYESLLTNHILDFWINTFDEETRINTFNNISHDSKPIVVSNVNNLDENIRQLPSFNILKDNNVNSFMVIPIMKDNDLLAIMEFTSSIAGSFNGLKLKKMEFFSDMILFSLNRFYFEKNYQIEAIIQREYTSIHDSVVWKFRNEAEKYFTASLGKKIYTLKQISFKNLTPLFGVSDIRSSSEKRFNLMLLDLNQQIEWLIDILALTNSDSEKFTLALDVFENELNNEIKADTEQRFQRLLREEIHPFLQAKLEVRSSREVKSKIKDYFLQVRPQTDLFYNHRKKLDDSIMLLNRKFADMLDENQIKAQQIFPHYYERFKSDGVEHNLYIGHNIAPELHYTSKVVHKLRYWQLKTICKMELEFQTFKQNLPISLDIASLIFVYNEKIDIRFRMDEKRFDVDGAYNSYYEIIKKRLDKAHVKDSSERITAPGKITIVYFGMENQKEYLEYISRLQKKNILQHNVEFLKVEDLQGITGLLALRVSLV encoded by the coding sequence TTGGCCAATCTTTACAAAAAAGACTCTCCCTTTCAGGTTTATATATCATTCAAAAAATATTTGGATGTGTTGGAGCATATCCGCTACAATGACCGCTTGGAATATAGAGTCAATTATGCTGAATCCTTAATTGACAGAACAAAGAATTTTAAAGAGCTGAAAGATGGTTTTCAGGACATCAGTCTTTTGGAAAAAAATGAAGACCTCATCAGATTGCTTCTTGCCGACCTCTTTCCTACAGGACTTACCAACAATGAAATAAAAGCCGCAAGCATTCCTCTTTCCAACATCACCTTCAATTATACCGAAAGATTTAAAGGAATTCTTAAAGATGCAGGAAAAGATTTTGAAATAGAACTCAGAAACATTACTGACAATGAGTTTTATGTGTTCTGCTGCTGTTTGATTCTTCAGACTTACTTTAAAAAAGATATTAAAAGTACCATCCCTTTCTATTATGACATTCCCAATAAACAGGGAATCATGAAGCATTATAAGATTACTGTAAATTCAGATTTCACTGAAATTTATCCTACAGAAGAAGCAAAAATTCCTTCTGATGATATTCTGGATATGCTTTTAGAAAATCTGGATGATTTTAAGCTGTGGAAAAAATATTTCCCTTCGCAGTCTTGGGTACTGAAAGGCTTTACCATTATTTCACTGGTAGATTGCACTTCTGAGGTAGCTTTGTCTGATCTGAAGTCAAGCATGATAGAAATTGACCCCGAAGATTTAAATCCTAATGAAAATCTGACTGAAATTTTTAAGTCTTATTTTGATGTGGCAGACCTCAACTTTGGACTCATGACTTTCAATAAGAAAGAGCAAAAACTGGATAATCTTCCTATCTATGAAAGCTTACTAACCAATCATATTCTTGATTTCTGGATCAATACTTTTGATGAAGAAACCAGAATAAATACATTCAATAATATAAGTCATGATTCAAAACCCATTGTTGTTTCCAATGTGAACAACCTGGATGAGAATATAAGGCAGCTTCCTTCTTTTAATATTCTAAAGGATAATAATGTCAATAGCTTCATGGTAATTCCTATCATGAAAGACAATGACCTGCTTGCAATCATGGAATTTACCTCTTCTATTGCCGGCAGTTTTAATGGTTTAAAACTCAAAAAAATGGAGTTTTTTTCAGACATGATCCTCTTCTCTCTGAACAGATTCTATTTTGAGAAAAATTATCAGATAGAAGCTATCATCCAGCGTGAGTATACCTCCATCCACGATAGTGTGGTATGGAAGTTCCGGAATGAGGCTGAAAAATATTTTACAGCATCACTAGGGAAAAAAATATATACTTTAAAGCAAATTTCTTTTAAAAACCTAACTCCTTTATTTGGAGTATCAGATATTCGTTCTTCTTCTGAAAAACGTTTTAACTTAATGCTTCTGGATCTCAACCAACAAATTGAATGGTTAATTGATATTTTGGCCCTAACAAATTCTGATTCAGAAAAATTCACGTTAGCTCTTGATGTTTTTGAGAATGAACTGAACAATGAGATCAAAGCGGATACAGAACAACGTTTTCAGAGATTATTGAGAGAAGAAATTCATCCTTTTTTACAGGCCAAGCTGGAGGTGAGATCATCCCGAGAAGTAAAGTCAAAGATCAAGGATTATTTTTTACAGGTACGTCCCCAAACAGATCTGTTCTATAATCACAGAAAAAAACTGGACGATTCTATAATGCTTCTCAACAGAAAGTTTGCGGATATGCTGGATGAAAACCAAATTAAGGCCCAGCAGATTTTTCCACATTACTATGAAAGATTCAAGTCTGATGGTGTAGAGCATAATCTGTACATAGGTCATAATATTGCACCTGAACTGCATTATACTTCAAAAGTTGTACACAAATTAAGATACTGGCAGCTGAAGACCATCTGTAAAATGGAGCTTGAGTTCCAGACTTTTAAACAGAATCTTCCTATTTCTTTAGATATTGCCTCTCTGATCTTCGTTTATAATGAGAAAATAGATATCCGTTTCAGAATGGATGAAAAGCGCTTTGATGTAGATGGCGCCTACAATTCCTATTATGAAATTATAAAAAAACGTCTGGACAAAGCCCATGTAAAAGATTCTTCAGAACGAATCACAGCTCCCGGGAAGATCACCATCGTCTACTTCGGAATGGAAAACCAGAAAGAATACTTAGAATACATCTCGAGACTACAAAAGAAAAATATCTTACAGCATAATGTAGAGTTCCTAAAGGTGGAAGATCTTCAGGGGATTACAGGGTTACTGGCGCTGAGGGTTTCTTTGGTTTAG
- a CDS encoding NADH-quinone oxidoreductase subunit N, producing the protein MSVLIIVFLTAVIALFSGVFEQGKFARYIGILGLIIALYVSFMPECSFFDQYKHMYEYSANTALFTKISIVTTLLLFFLGGFAFSNHRSHQSELYALMLFALIGGIILFGYQNLVTMFLGVEILSIPLYVMAGANKTDLRSNEASIKYFLMGAFATGFLLFGIAFIYGSAGSFDLYKIHDFGVANATNVMFILGVLLILCALAFKVALAPFHMWSPDVYAGSPSLITAFMASVVKISGFFALFRLMTIGFAGVTHEWINVLGVFLIITLLLANVMGLAQTNAKRMLAYSSVSHAGYIGLVFFGMTSLSTYNLAFYLFAYALSTVGVFMCLIWVEKLKRETSFGAFKGLAKTEPLLATVAAISMLSMAGVPLTAGFMGKFALFSQAMNGAAFLVLVAVLGSALSIAYYLRLIIAMFFFKESTFKSSEKVTITYNIVAVVVIVTIIALGVFPDLFAGIFGL; encoded by the coding sequence ATGAGTGTTTTAATTATTGTTTTCCTAACGGCAGTTATTGCGTTATTTTCAGGAGTTTTCGAGCAAGGAAAATTCGCAAGATACATTGGGATTTTGGGACTAATCATCGCATTGTATGTAAGCTTTATGCCTGAATGTTCGTTCTTCGATCAATACAAGCATATGTATGAATACAGTGCCAATACCGCATTATTCACTAAAATATCAATTGTAACCACATTATTGTTATTCTTTCTGGGAGGTTTTGCATTCAGCAACCACAGAAGCCACCAGTCAGAATTATACGCATTGATGCTATTTGCATTAATTGGAGGAATTATTCTTTTTGGATACCAGAACTTGGTAACGATGTTCTTAGGTGTTGAGATTCTTTCTATCCCATTATATGTAATGGCCGGTGCCAACAAAACTGATTTAAGATCAAACGAAGCTTCAATCAAGTATTTCTTAATGGGTGCATTCGCGACAGGTTTCTTACTTTTCGGTATTGCGTTCATCTACGGAAGTGCAGGAAGTTTTGATCTCTATAAAATTCATGACTTTGGAGTGGCAAACGCTACCAATGTAATGTTTATTCTAGGTGTATTATTAATTCTTTGTGCATTGGCATTCAAAGTAGCCTTAGCACCTTTCCACATGTGGAGCCCTGATGTATATGCAGGTTCTCCTTCATTAATCACGGCTTTCATGGCGAGTGTAGTAAAGATCTCAGGATTTTTTGCTTTATTCAGATTAATGACCATTGGATTTGCAGGAGTTACTCACGAATGGATTAATGTTTTAGGAGTATTCTTAATCATTACATTACTTTTAGCAAACGTTATGGGTCTTGCTCAGACAAATGCAAAAAGAATGTTGGCTTACTCTTCAGTTTCTCATGCAGGATACATAGGATTGGTATTCTTCGGAATGACTAGCCTTTCTACTTATAACCTGGCCTTTTATTTATTTGCATATGCCTTATCTACAGTAGGTGTTTTCATGTGCTTAATCTGGGTAGAGAAATTAAAGAGAGAAACATCTTTCGGAGCTTTCAAAGGATTGGCTAAAACTGAACCCCTATTAGCTACAGTAGCAGCAATCTCTATGCTTTCAATGGCAGGAGTTCCGTTAACCGCTGGTTTCATGGGGAAATTTGCCTTATTCTCTCAAGCAATGAACGGAGCGGCATTCTTAGTATTGGTAGCAGTATTGGGTTCTGCCTTATCTATTGCTTACTATTTAAGACTGATTATTGCAATGTTCTTCTTTAAGGAGTCTACATTCAAGTCTTCAGAAAAAGTAACCATTACTTACAATATTGTTGCAGTAGTTGTCATCGTAACAATTATCGCACTGGGAGTTTTCCCGGATCTGTTTGCAGGAATATTCGGATTATAA
- a CDS encoding complex I subunit 4 family protein, with the protein MSCLLLTLLLLPLVGSGLVFAWKSNSSKYLALGIALVQMLLTFYILSDFDFTPTVDSVLQHEINYPWSQFMKSSLHFGIDGMSMLLLLLTNILVPIIILSSFNESVNYRNTFYGLILLMQFGLVGVFTSLDGLLFYIFWEVTLIPIWFIAGLWGQENKRFEFTTKFFVYTFVGSLFMLAGLIYVYNHSASFALTDLYNAQLNETQQTVVFWFIFFAFAVKLPVFPFHTWQPDTYTYSPTQGSMLLSGIMLKMAVYGLMRYLLPITPLPIAGISGQIVIILAIVGIVHGALIAIIQTDMKRIIAYSSFSHVGLMVAGIFASAVVTLRGTFNVEGAEGALVQTFAHGINVVGLFYCCDILYKRFKSRDIRQMGGLAKVAPKFAVLFLIIILGSMGVPLTNGFIGEFILLKSVYDFNGTAAVIAGLTVILCAVYLLRFYGKAMFGEGNAEVLSTAKDLSGVEFSVLASLAVFVILLGIFPQPVIDMVSSSVKFIYTAMAN; encoded by the coding sequence ATGTCTTGTTTATTATTAACATTATTACTATTACCTCTAGTAGGTTCGGGATTAGTTTTTGCATGGAAGAGTAATTCCAGCAAATATTTGGCACTGGGAATTGCATTGGTCCAAATGCTCCTTACGTTCTATATACTATCGGATTTTGATTTTACTCCGACGGTAGACAGCGTATTGCAGCACGAAATCAATTATCCCTGGTCACAATTTATGAAGAGTTCTCTTCACTTCGGTATCGATGGGATGAGTATGCTTCTTTTATTGCTGACTAATATTTTGGTGCCCATCATCATTTTATCTTCTTTCAATGAAAGTGTAAACTACAGAAATACATTCTATGGACTGATTCTGTTGATGCAATTCGGTCTTGTAGGAGTATTTACTTCTTTAGACGGATTGTTGTTCTACATTTTCTGGGAAGTAACATTGATTCCAATTTGGTTTATTGCCGGACTTTGGGGACAAGAGAATAAAAGGTTTGAATTCACTACGAAGTTCTTCGTATATACATTCGTTGGATCTTTGTTTATGTTAGCCGGATTGATCTATGTGTACAACCACTCTGCATCATTCGCTTTAACAGATCTATATAATGCACAACTGAACGAAACACAGCAGACTGTGGTATTCTGGTTTATCTTCTTTGCATTTGCAGTGAAACTACCGGTATTCCCTTTCCATACCTGGCAGCCTGATACCTATACCTACTCTCCTACTCAAGGATCGATGTTGCTATCCGGTATTATGCTTAAGATGGCAGTTTATGGTCTAATGCGTTATTTACTTCCAATTACTCCACTTCCTATTGCAGGAATTTCAGGACAGATTGTTATCATCCTTGCCATCGTAGGAATTGTTCACGGTGCATTGATTGCAATTATCCAAACAGATATGAAGAGAATCATCGCTTATTCATCTTTCTCTCACGTAGGATTGATGGTAGCAGGTATCTTCGCTTCTGCAGTAGTTACTTTAAGAGGAACTTTCAATGTGGAAGGTGCTGAAGGAGCTTTGGTACAGACATTTGCTCACGGTATCAACGTGGTAGGATTATTCTACTGTTGTGATATTTTATACAAGAGATTTAAATCAAGAGACATCAGACAAATGGGTGGTTTAGCAAAAGTTGCTCCTAAGTTTGCTGTATTATTCTTGATCATTATATTAGGTTCAATGGGAGTTCCATTAACCAATGGATTTATCGGAGAATTTATTCTTTTGAAATCAGTATATGATTTTAACGGAACAGCAGCAGTAATTGCTGGTCTTACGGTAATTCTTTGTGCAGTATACTTATTGAGATTCTACGGAAAGGCAATGTTTGGAGAAGGAAATGCAGAGGTTTTAAGTACAGCAAAAGATTTATCAGGTGTAGAATTTTCTGTATTGGCAAGTTTAGCGGTTTTTGTGATCTTACTTGGTATTTTCCCACAACCGGTAATCGACATGGTGAGTAGTTCAGTGAAGTTTATCTACACGGCGATGGCCAACTAA